From Enterococcus mediterraneensis, the proteins below share one genomic window:
- a CDS encoding ABC transporter ATP-binding protein, which produces MPMNRFNWSAIRRFLPYLLHYPVELVLAALLGIVAGTTTVYMTYQIGAAVDRLIGKNAVDFSDFYRILMLFASVVALTVISQWLIQRLGNRVAYLSVAQLRKDAFAKLNTLPLRFYDQTPHGDVVSRFTNDMDTVSVAIAAVFNQLFSGLAIVVVAFVVMLNLSLSLTLVVLIATPIIFLVNYFVTRSSQHNFAQQQTIVGEISGFVSEMIGNQKIVKAFQREAVNQERFETINQELNIQGQKAQFSSSLTNPISRFVDHLAYLAVGFVGGWLILTGDQQITVGMISSFTIYSSQFTKPFIEISGITTQIQTAMSGLARAFQLIDQLPETPDAPNAVPLTTVKGAVAFDQVSFSYDPRRPLIEDFSFTAAPGETIAIVGKTGAGKSTLVNLLMRFYEVNSGKITIDGIDIRHIKRDSLRKSFGMVLQDTWLFDSTLRENLQYGNENATDEEIYTALKKTYMYEYVMRLPQKLETPIGEAGIKLSDGQRQLLTIARTMISEPAMLILDEATSSVDTLTEKNIQQAFLSMMEGRTSFVIAHRLSTIRSADHILVMDAGKIVEQGTHDELLAQEGYYAQLYHAQFEE; this is translated from the coding sequence ATACCCATGAATAGATTCAACTGGTCGGCGATCCGCCGTTTTCTCCCTTATTTGCTGCATTATCCTGTCGAATTAGTACTCGCCGCTTTATTAGGGATCGTAGCCGGCACGACCACTGTTTATATGACTTATCAAATCGGAGCGGCAGTCGATCGTCTGATTGGCAAAAATGCTGTGGATTTTTCTGATTTTTATAGAATCTTGATGCTTTTTGCTAGTGTGGTAGCACTGACTGTTATCAGTCAATGGCTGATCCAGCGCTTAGGCAATCGTGTGGCCTATCTTTCCGTTGCACAATTGCGCAAAGATGCGTTTGCCAAATTGAACACACTGCCGCTGCGTTTTTATGATCAGACACCCCATGGCGATGTCGTCAGCCGTTTTACCAATGATATGGATACCGTATCCGTCGCTATCGCTGCGGTCTTCAATCAGTTGTTTTCCGGATTGGCGATCGTTGTCGTCGCTTTTGTGGTGATGCTCAATCTGAGTCTTTCATTGACATTGGTGGTCTTGATCGCGACACCGATCATTTTTCTGGTCAATTATTTCGTCACCCGCAGTTCCCAGCATAATTTTGCGCAACAGCAAACTATTGTAGGGGAGATTTCAGGATTTGTCTCTGAAATGATCGGTAATCAGAAAATCGTCAAAGCTTTTCAGCGAGAAGCAGTCAATCAGGAACGCTTTGAGACCATCAACCAAGAATTAAACATCCAAGGTCAAAAAGCGCAGTTTTCTTCTTCTTTGACCAATCCGATCTCTCGGTTTGTCGATCACTTGGCGTATTTGGCTGTGGGTTTTGTAGGCGGCTGGCTGATCTTGACCGGCGATCAGCAGATCACTGTCGGTATGATCTCCAGTTTTACCATCTATTCCAGCCAGTTTACGAAACCATTTATTGAGATCTCCGGGATCACCACTCAGATCCAAACGGCCATGTCAGGTCTTGCCCGCGCTTTTCAACTGATCGATCAATTACCGGAAACACCTGACGCGCCAAACGCTGTTCCGCTTACTACTGTTAAAGGCGCTGTCGCTTTTGATCAGGTCAGCTTCAGCTATGATCCGCGACGCCCTTTGATCGAAGATTTCAGCTTTACTGCGGCTCCCGGCGAGACGATCGCCATCGTAGGCAAAACCGGCGCCGGCAAATCGACTTTAGTCAACCTGCTGATGCGTTTTTACGAAGTGAACAGCGGCAAGATCACTATTGACGGGATCGATATCCGTCATATCAAACGAGACAGCCTCCGCAAAAGTTTCGGAATGGTTTTACAAGATACTTGGCTTTTCGATAGTACTCTGCGGGAAAACCTGCAATACGGCAATGAAAACGCCACTGATGAAGAGATCTACACCGCTTTGAAAAAAACATACATGTACGAATACGTAATGCGCCTGCCGCAAAAATTGGAAACCCCTATCGGCGAAGCCGGCATCAAACTGTCTGATGGACAACGACAACTCCTGACGATCGCCCGTACGATGATCAGCGAGCCGGCGATGCTGATCCTTGATGAAGCTACCAGTTCTGTTGATACATTGACCGAAAAAAATATCCAACAGGCGTTTCTTTCCATGATGGAAGGCCGGACTAGTTTCGTGATCGCTCATCGTTTGTCAACGATCCGTTCTGCGGATCATATCCTCGTGATGGATGCTGGAAAAATCGTCGAACAAGGAACGCACGATGAGTTATTAGCTCAAGAAGGCTATTATGCTCAGCTTTATCACGCACAATTCGAAGAATAG
- a CDS encoding glycoside hydrolase family 3 N-terminal domain-containing protein — translation MRRVLLMLGIGIILVGGGYLIWQNFGKTNNTKNNASESTKTSETTGTIDSTSESSTAEEAEDPAEKILKTMTLEEKVGQLFLARVPETNQIEDIQTYHLGGYLLFGRDTENETADSLKATIKSYQEASKLPLLIAADEEGGTVTRISRNSNLVAAPFPSPQELYAQGGWQAVTEDVQNKAAIFKEYGIQTGLYPIADVSTDPQSFIYDRTIGMDAEGTSRYVTTAVTAMKEAKIGSTLKHFPGYGDNRDSHVEIVTDDRPLQELRGNDFKPFIAGIKAGADSILVSHNIVTSIDSEMPASISKPVHDLLRNELHFQGVVMTDDMDMAGLADFISQEEAGLAALQAGNDLVLSSTYQQQIPYVLQAIKVGNYSEEALDQSVKRVLDWKIHLGLLEE, via the coding sequence ATGAGACGAGTATTACTCATGTTAGGTATCGGAATCATTTTAGTGGGGGGCGGCTATCTGATTTGGCAAAATTTTGGAAAAACAAATAATACGAAAAATAATGCTTCTGAATCTACAAAAACGTCAGAAACAACAGGAACTATCGATTCGACGTCAGAGTCTTCCACGGCGGAAGAGGCAGAAGATCCGGCTGAAAAAATTCTGAAAACAATGACGTTGGAAGAGAAAGTCGGACAATTGTTTCTGGCTCGTGTACCGGAAACCAATCAGATAGAAGATATCCAGACGTATCATTTAGGCGGCTATTTATTATTCGGCCGAGATACTGAAAATGAAACAGCGGACAGCTTGAAAGCGACAATCAAGAGCTATCAAGAAGCAAGCAAACTGCCTTTGTTGATCGCAGCAGATGAAGAAGGCGGGACGGTAACCCGGATCAGCCGTAACAGCAATCTAGTAGCTGCACCTTTTCCATCGCCCCAAGAGCTTTATGCTCAAGGCGGTTGGCAGGCTGTCACCGAAGATGTTCAAAATAAAGCAGCGATTTTCAAAGAGTACGGTATCCAAACCGGATTATATCCTATAGCGGACGTCTCAACAGATCCTCAATCATTTATTTACGATCGGACGATCGGGATGGACGCAGAAGGTACCAGCCGCTATGTAACGACAGCGGTAACTGCAATGAAAGAGGCAAAGATCGGCTCCACCCTCAAACATTTTCCCGGTTATGGCGACAATCGTGATTCACACGTGGAGATCGTTACCGATGATCGGCCGTTGCAGGAGTTGCGGGGCAATGATTTTAAACCATTTATTGCCGGGATAAAAGCAGGTGCAGACAGTATTTTGGTCTCTCATAATATCGTAACCAGTATCGATTCTGAGATGCCGGCATCGATTTCAAAACCGGTCCATGATCTTTTGCGGAATGAATTGCATTTTCAAGGAGTCGTCATGACAGATGATATGGATATGGCTGGATTGGCTGATTTTATTTCTCAAGAAGAAGCGGGACTGGCGGCGTTGCAGGCGGGCAATGATTTGGTACTGTCCTCAACGTATCAGCAGCAGATTCCTTATGTTCTTCAAGCAATCAAAGTTGGAAACTATTCTGAAGAAGCGTTAGATCAATCCGTTAAGCGAGTCTTGGATTGGAAGATCCATTTAGGTTTATTGGAAGAGTAA